One window of Chloroflexota bacterium genomic DNA carries:
- the trpE gene encoding anthranilate synthase component I yields MTYPSFSEFESLASQGNLIPVYRELNADMETPVSVYLKLRDEYASFLLESVEGGEQLARYSFIGVNPSRVITVREGRVTLRDHTRAETTFDADDPLNALRDFLAPYHAVTIPGLPRFFGGAVGFLSYDIVRYIERLPRTARDELDLPDAIFLLTDTLIAFDQVKHRTLVIANAHVAERGSARAAYDDAVARIENIVARLNRPVPTSDTAPAPNGHALQSNVTPDQFAAMVRRAQEHIAAGDIFQVVLSQRFSRETEADAFSIYRALRRLNPSPYMFLLDFRDLQFIGSSPEVLVRLEDDIAQLNPIAGTRRRGKDEAEDARLETELCNDPKERAEHVMLVDLGRNDLGRVCEYGSVQVPQYMTVERFSHVMHIVSRVVGKLRREFSAFDLLRATFPAGTVSGAPKVRAMEIIEDLEGTRRGPYAGAVGYFGFPVAGKSNMDFCITIRTIVQRGKHAFVQAGAGIVADSDPLGEHRECENKARALTRAIEIAES; encoded by the coding sequence ATGACATATCCCAGCTTTAGCGAATTCGAATCGCTCGCCAGCCAGGGCAATCTCATCCCGGTTTATCGCGAACTCAACGCGGACATGGAAACACCCGTGTCGGTCTACCTTAAACTACGCGATGAGTACGCCTCGTTCTTGCTCGAATCGGTCGAGGGTGGCGAACAACTGGCGCGCTATTCGTTCATCGGCGTCAATCCGTCGCGCGTCATCACCGTACGCGAGGGGCGCGTCACGCTGCGCGATCACACGCGCGCGGAAACGACGTTCGATGCCGACGACCCGCTGAACGCGTTGCGCGATTTTCTCGCGCCGTATCACGCGGTCACAATCCCAGGTCTACCGCGCTTTTTCGGCGGCGCGGTCGGATTCCTGTCGTACGACATCGTGCGCTACATCGAACGCTTGCCGCGCACCGCGCGCGATGAACTCGATCTGCCGGACGCGATTTTCTTGCTGACCGACACGCTCATCGCGTTCGATCAGGTCAAGCATCGTACGCTCGTCATCGCGAACGCGCATGTCGCGGAGCGCGGGAGCGCGCGCGCCGCGTACGACGACGCCGTCGCGCGTATCGAGAATATCGTCGCGCGGTTGAATCGCCCGGTTCCAACATCGGATACTGCGCCCGCGCCCAATGGACACGCGTTGCAATCGAACGTCACACCCGACCAATTCGCCGCGATGGTGCGCCGCGCGCAAGAACACATCGCGGCGGGCGATATTTTCCAGGTTGTCTTGTCGCAACGTTTTTCGCGCGAAACTGAAGCGGACGCGTTTTCGATTTATCGCGCCCTGCGCCGATTGAATCCATCGCCGTACATGTTCTTGCTCGATTTCCGCGATCTGCAATTCATCGGGTCGTCGCCCGAAGTGCTCGTGCGGCTCGAAGACGATATCGCGCAACTGAATCCGATTGCGGGCACACGTCGCCGCGGCAAGGACGAAGCCGAGGACGCGCGGCTCGAAACTGAGTTGTGCAACGATCCCAAGGAACGCGCCGAGCACGTGATGTTGGTAGACCTGGGTCGCAACGACCTGGGTCGCGTGTGCGAGTACGGCTCGGTGCAGGTTCCGCAGTACATGACCGTCGAGCGATTCTCGCACGTGATGCACATCGTCTCGCGCGTCGTCGGCAAGTTGCGCCGCGAGTTCAGCGCGTTCGATCTGCTTCGTGCGACCTTCCCGGCGGGGACGGTTTCGGGCGCGCCCAAGGTTCGCGCGATGGAAATCATCGAAGACCTTGAAGGGACACGACGCGGACCGTACGCCGGGGCGGTTGGTTATTTCGGTTTTCCGGTTGCGGGCAAGAGCAATATGGATTTTTGCATCACGATTCGCACCATCGTTCAGCGCGGCAAGCACGCGTTCGTCCAAGCCGGCGCTGGCATCGTCGCGGATTCCGATCCGCTCGGCGAGCATCGCGAATGTGAAAACAAGGCGCGCGCGCTCACGCGTGCCATCGAAATCGCGGAATCGTAA
- a CDS encoding fatty acid desaturase: MQVEFEKLNWKEMIAPYTEPQLGRSLWQIVNTLAPYLALWAVMIWSVDIAYWLTLLLAIPAAGLLIRAFIIFHDCCHGAFFKSNRANESLGVLLGFITFTPFYRWRHDHAIHHATAGNLDKRGTGDVPTMTVREYLTAPWYKRVGYRVMRNPLFLFTVGASFTFLVLHRFATPNSGKRERLSVLYTNLAVFAIALGLSMLIGWERYVLIQLPIMVVASAIGLWMFYVQHQFENVYWDRQDAWSFVRAGMQGSSFYKLPAILQWFSGNIGFHHIHHLSPRVPNYLLPKCHKNNPAFQIPPLTFLESLKCVHLHLWDEQAQRLVGFDVLRQYRARAN; this comes from the coding sequence ATGCAAGTGGAGTTCGAAAAACTAAATTGGAAAGAAATGATCGCGCCCTACACGGAACCGCAACTGGGTCGCAGTCTTTGGCAGATCGTCAACACGCTCGCGCCGTATCTCGCGCTGTGGGCAGTGATGATCTGGAGTGTGGACATCGCGTACTGGCTGACCCTGCTTCTCGCGATTCCCGCCGCAGGTCTGCTCATCCGCGCGTTTATCATCTTCCACGATTGCTGTCACGGAGCGTTCTTCAAATCCAACCGCGCGAACGAATCACTCGGCGTACTGCTGGGATTCATCACCTTCACGCCGTTCTATCGTTGGCGACACGACCACGCGATTCACCACGCGACCGCCGGCAATCTCGACAAACGCGGCACCGGCGATGTACCAACGATGACCGTGCGCGAGTATCTTACCGCCCCATGGTACAAGCGCGTGGGATACCGGGTCATGCGTAATCCTCTGTTCTTGTTCACGGTTGGGGCATCGTTTACGTTCCTGGTCTTACATCGTTTTGCCACACCCAACTCCGGCAAACGCGAACGCCTGAGCGTGCTCTATACCAACCTTGCGGTGTTCGCCATTGCTTTGGGGTTGAGCATGTTGATCGGCTGGGAACGTTACGTGCTTATCCAACTGCCAATTATGGTCGTCGCCTCGGCGATTGGGTTGTGGATGTTCTACGTTCAACACCAATTCGAGAACGTCTACTGGGATCGTCAGGACGCGTGGAGTTTTGTGCGCGCGGGAATGCAAGGCAGTTCGTTCTACAAACTCCCCGCGATTCTGCAATGGTTCAGCGGAAACATTGGCTTTCATCACATCCACCACCTTAGCCCGCGTGTGCCGAATTATCTTTTGCCCAAGTGTCACAAGAATAATCCGGCATTTCAAATTCCGCCGCTCACTTTCCTAGAGAGTCTCAAATGCGTACATCTGCATTTGTGGGACGAGCAAGCACAACGGCTCGTCGGCTTTGACGTGTTGCGGCAATATCGCGCGCGCGCGAATTGA
- a CDS encoding zinc-ribbon domain-containing protein — translation MVYCSHCGTQNRDGSKFCNHCGARLVPQSGLVCPMCSTPNPVENVFCFKCNARLVPMTAPPPEEKPASPPPIKGLSLPAKLEPAAEEPVTPEETDASAAIPPSEPALANSDVPDWLAHPSVTPAPTNEAPAPTSDEPDWLARLRASAPPAEETTDASPAQVSSWLESAEAPPAETPAPPSESGSSASVPAWLDNLRAEEPAAAEQPSASTPPTENEEPSWMSQLRASAAQAPVPSEPDAGVPDWLQSAGATPSVPAEAPAIPSASIEEPDWLKPMAGEIPVAPSVDEDVPDWLRSVAPSAPTAPPPSPPMPPMPPMPPTPTEQEELSDEEWLRRIQSGEGIQIPLPSGLPRAPTQPFAEEEIPDWLRFAAPSAKPEPILGETPARPIEPAQQVPEWIAVLKPADAAPGFDLGEGEPIETVGPIAGLRGVLPLANAIAEPHTLSAAQTASPLPRRSGAHLFESILATPVAPTTVPVVKKARAFSVSRWLVYLTLLVALFVPLVLPPDLSSATLPITRTPAREFFETLDKLATPNATVVLAFEYEPGMAGEMDLQARALARYLAGKRVKVAALSTFETGPQIAQRVLDSVVSKGAYEYGTQMVNLGYFPGNEVALANLATAKFSADNLDWRDRKSLRPFLETSRITSLNDVALVIVLAGNDDALKMWMEQVQPRGVKIAAGVSAGVEPRARAYRSANQIVAMMAGLTGAAQFEILTGKPGAAVVSAGAQNAAVVLLVLVIVVGNIMFLFSRARTRSEKK, via the coding sequence ATGGTATATTGTTCTCACTGCGGAACTCAAAATCGAGATGGTAGTAAATTCTGCAATCACTGCGGCGCGCGCCTGGTTCCGCAGTCGGGTTTAGTTTGCCCGATGTGCAGTACGCCGAATCCGGTCGAGAACGTATTTTGCTTCAAGTGCAACGCGCGGCTTGTGCCGATGACCGCGCCGCCTCCCGAAGAAAAACCGGCGAGTCCGCCGCCGATCAAAGGTTTATCGCTCCCCGCGAAATTGGAACCAGCGGCGGAAGAACCGGTCACGCCGGAAGAAACCGATGCGTCTGCCGCGATTCCACCCAGCGAACCGGCGCTGGCAAATTCGGATGTGCCGGATTGGTTGGCGCATCCATCCGTGACGCCAGCCCCGACGAACGAAGCGCCCGCGCCGACCAGCGATGAGCCAGATTGGCTCGCGCGTTTGCGCGCCTCTGCGCCGCCGGCGGAAGAAACCACCGATGCCAGTCCGGCTCAGGTTTCCAGTTGGCTTGAATCGGCGGAAGCGCCGCCGGCAGAAACACCCGCGCCGCCCAGCGAATCTGGGTCGAGCGCGTCCGTACCCGCGTGGCTCGACAATTTGCGCGCGGAAGAACCTGCGGCAGCGGAACAACCGAGCGCGTCCACTCCGCCAACCGAAAATGAAGAGCCGAGTTGGATGAGCCAACTGCGCGCCTCGGCGGCGCAAGCACCTGTGCCAAGCGAACCGGACGCGGGCGTACCCGATTGGCTCCAGTCAGCCGGCGCAACGCCCTCCGTGCCCGCTGAAGCGCCCGCGATCCCGTCCGCGTCCATCGAAGAACCGGATTGGCTCAAGCCAATGGCTGGCGAAATTCCGGTGGCACCCTCCGTGGATGAAGACGTGCCGGATTGGTTGCGGTCGGTCGCGCCATCTGCGCCGACTGCGCCACCGCCATCACCGCCGATGCCACCGATGCCACCGATGCCACCGACACCAACCGAACAAGAAGAATTGTCGGACGAAGAATGGTTGCGGCGCATTCAATCCGGTGAAGGAATTCAGATTCCTTTGCCGTCCGGGTTGCCGCGTGCGCCCACACAACCATTCGCCGAAGAAGAAATTCCAGACTGGTTGCGTTTTGCCGCCCCGTCTGCCAAGCCCGAACCGATCTTGGGCGAAACGCCGGCGCGTCCGATTGAGCCAGCCCAGCAAGTGCCCGAGTGGATTGCCGTACTCAAACCGGCGGATGCCGCACCCGGTTTCGACCTGGGCGAAGGCGAGCCAATCGAAACCGTTGGACCGATTGCAGGATTGCGCGGCGTGTTGCCGCTCGCTAACGCGATTGCCGAGCCGCACACGTTGAGCGCCGCGCAGACCGCATCGCCCTTGCCGCGGCGGAGCGGCGCGCACCTCTTCGAATCTATTCTCGCCACACCGGTCGCACCGACCACCGTGCCGGTCGTCAAAAAAGCGCGCGCGTTCTCGGTCTCGCGCTGGTTGGTTTATTTAACCTTGCTCGTCGCGTTGTTCGTGCCGCTCGTCCTGCCGCCGGATTTGTCGAGCGCGACGCTACCGATCACGCGCACGCCCGCGCGTGAATTTTTCGAAACGCTCGACAAACTTGCGACCCCGAACGCGACGGTGGTGCTCGCGTTCGAGTACGAGCCGGGCATGGCGGGCGAAATGGATTTACAGGCGCGCGCGCTCGCGCGTTATCTTGCCGGCAAACGCGTCAAGGTCGCGGCGCTCTCGACGTTCGAGACCGGTCCACAGATCGCACAACGTGTGCTCGATTCTGTCGTGAGCAAGGGTGCGTACGAGTACGGCACGCAGATGGTCAACCTGGGTTATTTCCCTGGCAACGAAGTCGCGCTCGCGAATCTCGCGACGGCGAAATTTTCGGCGGACAACCTGGATTGGCGCGATCGCAAGTCGTTGCGTCCGTTCCTCGAAACATCGCGCATTACGAGTTTGAATGATGTCGCGCTCGTGATCGTGCTTGCCGGCAACGACGACGCGCTCAAGATGTGGATGGAGCAAGTGCAACCCCGCGGCGTCAAAATCGCGGCGGGTGTCAGCGCGGGCGTCGAGCCGCGCGCGCGCGCGTATCGGTCCGCGAATCAAATCGTCGCGATGATGGCGGGGTTGACCGGCGCGGCGCAATTCGAGATTTTGACCGGCAAGCCGGGTGCGGCGGTCGTTAGCGCGGGCGCGCAAAACGCGGCGGTCGTTTTGTTGGTGCTCGTCATCGTCGTCGGGAATATCATGTTTTTGTTCTCACGCGCGCGGACGCGGAGCGAAAAGAAATGA
- a CDS encoding glutamate mutase L translates to MPDSKLESLLVADCGSVNTKVGLVDWVDGIYRFIGAGTAATTSDDITVGLRRAVQQVEARTGRRLLTDDGNIIAPERIGAQGVDAVVALTSAPPPLRVAIVGLSRDVSVASALDAIHGTYATVVAILALDETGRRWLPVDWDQDVVTDQTGIRVAMARRKSGESTPDPAVIAAEALAHSKPDVIVLVGGVDGGATNSLFEITNLIASIVASREESARPVIIFAGNREVRPQIAQRLGDLTELRVVDNVRPTMERADPAALQAALESLYAERKVAYQPGMDVLLGMTPINVVSTARAFENVVRFVARLFDLNVLGADIGSNTTTLVVARREAYSRVVRADLGVGQNIERVIAVGGVAALLDWLPMELTEDDALTRCLNRAAHPRSIPVTREEARLAQAAGRVALMSAARASNVDVNDLDLILLTGGLLANNTNLGAMALLALDALQPSGVFTLAVDTFGLAPAFGALAAVNAEAAAMVLERDGFVTLGTVIAPLSNLREGQVDLNIKIKPQDGGVMNLEVHHGSLEIVPLAPGQKAQLEVRPAVGVSLGRGRRGVLKAEVEGGALGLIIDARGRPIALPEDPEKRRTKIQQWYWDIGGEVAYG, encoded by the coding sequence ATGCCTGACTCGAAACTCGAATCGTTGCTCGTGGCGGATTGTGGCAGTGTCAACACCAAAGTCGGTTTGGTAGACTGGGTGGATGGCATCTACCGCTTTATCGGCGCGGGCACCGCCGCCACCACCAGCGACGACATTACCGTCGGGTTGCGCCGCGCGGTGCAACAGGTCGAAGCGCGCACCGGGCGTCGTTTGTTGACGGACGATGGAAATATCATCGCGCCCGAACGCATCGGCGCGCAAGGTGTGGACGCGGTCGTCGCACTGACGAGCGCGCCGCCGCCGCTGCGCGTCGCAATCGTCGGCTTGAGCCGCGATGTCAGCGTCGCCAGCGCGCTGGACGCGATTCACGGCACGTACGCGACGGTGGTCGCGATCCTCGCGCTCGACGAGACGGGGCGGCGTTGGTTGCCAGTGGATTGGGATCAGGATGTTGTGACGGATCAGACCGGCATTCGCGTCGCGATGGCGCGGCGCAAGAGCGGCGAATCCACACCCGATCCTGCTGTCATCGCGGCAGAGGCGCTCGCGCATTCCAAACCGGATGTGATCGTGCTGGTCGGCGGCGTGGATGGCGGCGCGACGAACAGCTTGTTCGAAATTACCAACTTGATCGCGTCCATTGTCGCTTCGCGCGAGGAGAGCGCGCGTCCGGTGATTATTTTCGCCGGCAATCGCGAGGTGCGTCCGCAGATCGCGCAACGGCTCGGCGATCTCACCGAGCTGCGCGTGGTGGACAATGTGCGTCCGACGATGGAACGCGCCGACCCGGCGGCGCTGCAAGCCGCGCTCGAATCGTTGTACGCCGAACGCAAAGTGGCATACCAGCCGGGTATGGACGTGCTGTTGGGGATGACGCCCATCAACGTCGTTTCCACCGCGCGTGCGTTCGAGAACGTGGTGCGCTTTGTCGCGCGCTTGTTCGATTTGAACGTGCTCGGCGCGGACATCGGTAGCAACACGACGACGCTTGTCGTCGCGCGGCGCGAGGCGTACTCGCGCGTTGTGCGCGCCGACCTGGGTGTGGGACAAAATATCGAGCGCGTGATCGCGGTGGGCGGCGTCGCGGCATTGCTCGATTGGTTGCCAATGGAGTTGACCGAAGACGACGCGTTGACGCGCTGTCTCAACCGCGCGGCGCACCCGCGTTCGATTCCGGTCACGCGCGAAGAAGCGCGCCTTGCTCAAGCCGCGGGACGCGTGGCGCTCATGTCCGCCGCGCGCGCGAGCAATGTGGACGTCAACGATCTCGATTTGATTTTGCTCACCGGCGGTTTGCTGGCAAACAACACGAACCTGGGCGCGATGGCGTTGCTCGCGCTCGACGCGTTGCAACCCAGCGGCGTGTTTACACTCGCGGTGGATACCTTCGGGCTTGCGCCGGCGTTTGGCGCGCTCGCGGCGGTCAACGCCGAAGCCGCCGCGATGGTGCTCGAACGCGATGGCTTTGTGACGCTCGGCACGGTCATCGCGCCGTTGTCGAATCTGCGCGAAGGGCAAGTGGATCTGAACATCAAGATAAAACCGCAAGACGGCGGCGTGATGAATTTGGAAGTGCATCACGGTAGTCTGGAAATCGTGCCGCTGGCGCCGGGACAAAAAGCTCAGCTCGAGGTGCGCCCCGCGGTGGGTGTGAGTCTGGGGCGCGGACGACGCGGCGTGTTGAAAGCCGAAGTGGAAGGTGGCGCGCTCGGATTGATTATTGATGCGCGCGGGCGTCCCATCGCGCTGCCGGAGGATCCGGAAAAGCGGCGCACGAAAATTCAACAGTGGTACTGGGACATTGGCGGCGAGGTGGCGTATGGCTAA
- the trpS gene encoding tryptophan--tRNA ligase, whose protein sequence is MKKRILTGDRPTGLLHLGHYVGTLANRVRLQDEYEVFLIVADYHALTRHTEKDHVIATKQFTRDLVLDYLSVGIDPNKATIYVQSDVPSVCELHLLFSMLTTVPRLERVPSLKEVMDAEHIENPSYGLLGYPVLQAADILHVRAHLVPVGKDQESHIEVTREIARRFNFLYGGDVFPEPDALIGEVPTLMGTDGKGKMSKSIGNAIFLADDAKTVDQKVRGMYTDPTRVRADIPGNPEGNPVFQYHDAFNPDKSEVEDLKERYRQGKVGDVEVKKKLAKALNAFLDPIRERRAFYANNPNQVDDILAAGVAKVRPISQETVDLAREAMGLGRMM, encoded by the coding sequence ATGAAAAAACGAATCTTGACGGGCGACCGACCAACCGGTCTGTTGCACCTGGGTCACTATGTCGGCACGTTGGCGAACCGCGTGCGCTTGCAAGACGAGTACGAAGTGTTCTTGATCGTCGCGGATTATCACGCGCTTACGCGGCACACGGAAAAAGACCACGTCATCGCGACGAAACAATTCACGCGCGACCTCGTGCTCGATTATCTTTCGGTCGGGATTGATCCGAACAAGGCGACGATCTACGTCCAGTCCGATGTGCCGAGTGTGTGCGAGCTGCACTTGCTCTTTTCGATGCTGACGACCGTGCCGCGCCTCGAACGCGTGCCGTCGCTCAAAGAAGTGATGGACGCCGAGCACATCGAAAACCCGTCGTATGGCTTGCTCGGTTACCCCGTATTGCAAGCGGCGGATATTTTGCACGTGCGCGCGCATCTCGTACCCGTCGGCAAAGACCAGGAATCGCACATCGAAGTCACGCGCGAGATCGCGCGCCGCTTCAACTTTTTGTACGGCGGCGACGTGTTTCCAGAACCGGACGCGCTGATCGGCGAAGTGCCGACCTTGATGGGCACCGATGGCAAGGGCAAAATGTCCAAGAGCATCGGCAACGCGATTTTTCTCGCGGACGATGCGAAAACCGTGGATCAAAAAGTGCGCGGGATGTACACCGATCCCACGCGCGTGCGCGCAGACATTCCCGGCAATCCCGAAGGCAATCCGGTGTTTCAGTATCACGACGCGTTCAACCCGGACAAATCCGAGGTTGAGGACTTGAAAGAACGGTATCGCCAGGGCAAGGTCGGCGATGTCGAGGTGAAGAAAAAATTAGCGAAAGCGCTCAACGCGTTCCTCGATCCGATCCGGGAACGGCGCGCGTTTTACGCGAACAATCCCAATCAGGTGGACGACATTCTCGCGGCGGGCGTCGCCAAGGTGCGCCCCATTTCGCAAGAGACGGTTGATCTCGCGCGCGAAGCGATGGGGCTGGGTCGCATGATGTAA
- a CDS encoding S8 family serine peptidase, which translates to MKKRMLQVAFLTATLSALLLVVLVQSASAGTSAVIDEATARANCIAGYPGTSGADPLSPCQWDMKVINAGAANAKATGVGVKVGVIDGGVDFTHPDLAGGIDVARSCSFIFDSTPTADPAEIANGNCSNKTAVQDLQGHGTHVATTIAGRVNGIGIVGVAPQATIVGLKACTIAGFCFADSVAAALRYAGDQRLDVVNLSLFADPYLYFCANEAGQRAVLQDLQNAARYAQQRGVVIVAAAGNEAHDLGHPTIDEISPDWPLDSAIVREVRNNCRVTPAELPGVVTVSASGVNTLASYSNVGSPVDVTAPGGDAGQTPSSVFGRGRILAGWSSTDATGLWEALAGVNRAVVSGGGRYVWISGTSMASPHVAGVAALIRQRHPGMPQGAVAALIRSSATPLSCPANWPATDPRRCTGGPGQTSFFGAGMVNAYAAVK; encoded by the coding sequence ATGAAAAAAAGAATGTTACAGGTTGCATTTCTGACTGCAACTTTGTCCGCGCTGCTTCTCGTCGTACTCGTTCAGTCAGCGTCGGCTGGTACCTCTGCGGTCATTGATGAAGCCACCGCCCGGGCGAACTGTATTGCAGGGTACCCGGGAACGAGTGGGGCAGATCCGCTATCGCCCTGCCAGTGGGATATGAAAGTGATCAACGCTGGAGCCGCTAACGCCAAAGCAACTGGTGTAGGTGTGAAGGTCGGCGTGATTGACGGCGGTGTTGACTTTACCCATCCGGATCTCGCCGGCGGCATTGACGTTGCACGGTCGTGTTCGTTCATTTTTGACTCGACGCCCACAGCGGACCCGGCAGAAATCGCCAACGGGAATTGTTCGAACAAGACTGCTGTACAAGACCTTCAGGGTCATGGCACACATGTCGCCACGACGATCGCCGGTCGAGTCAACGGAATCGGCATCGTGGGCGTGGCGCCGCAAGCTACGATTGTTGGCTTGAAAGCATGCACCATCGCTGGCTTTTGCTTCGCCGACTCGGTAGCGGCGGCGCTCCGCTACGCCGGCGATCAGCGGCTGGATGTGGTGAATCTCAGTTTGTTCGCCGACCCGTACCTGTACTTCTGTGCCAATGAGGCAGGGCAGCGGGCTGTTCTCCAGGATCTCCAAAATGCCGCCCGCTACGCGCAGCAGCGCGGTGTGGTGATTGTCGCCGCCGCTGGCAATGAAGCGCATGATCTCGGTCATCCCACCATTGACGAGATCAGCCCGGACTGGCCGCTGGATTCAGCCATTGTACGTGAGGTGCGGAACAACTGCCGCGTCACACCGGCTGAACTGCCCGGCGTTGTGACCGTGTCGGCTTCCGGTGTCAACACCCTCGCCAGCTACTCGAATGTTGGCTCTCCAGTTGATGTCACTGCTCCGGGTGGCGATGCCGGACAGACCCCGTCCAGCGTATTCGGTCGCGGACGCATCCTGGCTGGCTGGTCGAGCACCGACGCCACCGGTTTATGGGAGGCGCTTGCTGGCGTCAACCGCGCCGTCGTGAGCGGCGGGGGCAGGTATGTATGGATTAGCGGCACTTCGATGGCTTCACCCCACGTCGCCGGTGTCGCGGCACTGATTCGTCAGAGGCACCCGGGCATGCCGCAGGGCGCGGTTGCGGCGTTAATCCGCTCGTCGGCTACGCCGCTCTCCTGCCCAGCGAATTGGCCCGCCACTGACCCACGTCGTTGCACCGGTGGACCTGGTCAAACATCGTTCTTCGGCGCGGGAATGGTTAACGCGTATGCGGCAGTCAAGTAG